In Pyxidicoccus trucidator, a single genomic region encodes these proteins:
- a CDS encoding mucoidy inhibitor MuiA family protein, translating to MGAPLSLPVVKVTILEDRALVERRGEVPLVAGAQRLVIEGLSPLAVDRSLQAKVAGGTVSQARIRRAVKPHRPEALREHRTELGRRVAELEQELRRAEAEEQRRGRRYGLLQGAHEDVYRSIAEDAGRGKDRPEVWRSLLDTVRQSMDAADAALRESNREVLQLKERLQEARTALARTEGPESKLDVHAELEVGHPAGGSAILSVTYLVPCAAWRPAYRATLERGDKGEAVTLECEAVVWQRTEEEWKDAELAFSTARPTLGATPPRLMEDWLWLRDKTEREKQVVEVAIREEVIQTTGEGGAAKREEGLPGMDDGGEPLTLAAQHRATVPSDGEPHRVPLFRFTANAASEFLACPELSPLVHRVARFDNTGPSVLLAGPVDLVRSSGYVGRAQLRFTGRGERVKLGFGSEDSLRVARKVDEEVETSRLTGRRVRTQRVKLFLSNMGARPESVALEERMPVSEVESVEVMLLRELTKPGPVRVSDDGIVRFELAAPPRSQQELSLAYTVTSASKVAGL from the coding sequence ATGGGCGCTCCCCTTTCCCTTCCCGTGGTCAAGGTGACCATCCTCGAGGACCGGGCGCTCGTCGAGCGGCGCGGCGAGGTGCCCCTCGTCGCCGGTGCCCAGCGCCTGGTCATCGAGGGACTCTCGCCGCTGGCGGTGGACCGCTCCCTCCAGGCGAAGGTGGCCGGTGGCACCGTGTCCCAGGCGCGCATCCGCCGCGCCGTGAAGCCCCACCGCCCCGAGGCCCTGCGAGAGCACCGCACCGAGCTGGGCCGCCGCGTGGCGGAGCTGGAGCAGGAGCTGCGGCGCGCCGAGGCGGAGGAGCAGCGGCGGGGCCGCCGGTACGGCCTGCTCCAGGGCGCCCACGAGGACGTCTATCGCTCCATCGCCGAGGACGCGGGCCGGGGCAAGGACCGCCCCGAGGTCTGGCGGTCGCTGCTGGACACCGTCCGCCAGTCCATGGACGCCGCGGACGCGGCGCTCCGCGAGTCGAACCGCGAGGTCCTCCAGCTCAAGGAGCGGCTCCAGGAGGCGCGGACCGCCCTGGCGCGCACCGAGGGGCCGGAGTCGAAGCTCGACGTCCATGCCGAGCTGGAGGTGGGCCACCCCGCCGGGGGCTCCGCCATCCTGTCCGTCACGTACCTGGTGCCCTGCGCGGCCTGGCGCCCGGCCTACCGCGCCACGCTGGAGCGCGGTGACAAGGGTGAGGCGGTGACGCTGGAGTGCGAGGCCGTGGTGTGGCAGCGCACCGAGGAGGAATGGAAGGACGCGGAGCTGGCCTTCTCCACGGCGCGCCCCACGCTGGGCGCCACGCCGCCGCGGCTGATGGAGGACTGGCTGTGGCTGCGCGACAAGACGGAGCGCGAGAAGCAGGTGGTGGAGGTGGCCATCCGCGAGGAGGTCATCCAGACCACGGGCGAGGGCGGCGCGGCGAAGCGCGAGGAGGGCCTGCCCGGCATGGACGACGGCGGCGAGCCGCTGACCCTGGCGGCGCAGCACCGGGCCACCGTGCCGTCGGACGGAGAGCCGCACCGCGTGCCGCTGTTTCGCTTCACCGCGAACGCTGCTTCCGAGTTCCTGGCGTGCCCGGAGCTGTCACCGCTGGTGCACCGGGTGGCGCGCTTCGACAACACGGGCCCCTCGGTGCTGCTGGCGGGGCCGGTGGACCTGGTGCGCTCCAGCGGCTACGTGGGCCGCGCGCAGCTGCGCTTCACGGGCCGGGGCGAGCGCGTGAAGCTGGGCTTCGGCAGCGAGGACTCGCTGCGCGTCGCGCGCAAGGTGGACGAGGAAGTGGAGACAAGCCGCCTCACCGGCCGCCGGGTGCGCACGCAGCGGGTGAAGCTGTTCCTCTCCAACATGGGCGCCCGGCCCGAGTCCGTGGCCCTGGAGGAGCGGATGCCCGTGTCCGAGGTGGAGTCCGTGGAGGTGATGTTGCTGAGGGAGCTCACCAAGCCAGGTCCGGTCCGGGTCAGCGATGACGGTATCGTCCGCTTCGAGCTGGCGGCGCCTCCCCGCTCCCAGCAGGAGCTCTCGTTGGCCTACACCGTCACCAGCGCGTCCAAGGTGGCCGGACTCTGA